Part of the Caulifigura coniformis genome, CAGGACCGCGGCCACCGCGATCGCCAGGGTCCACCCGACGAACTCGCCGCCGCGAACGGCTTTCGCAAACAGGTCGACGCGCCGCAGGAAGTCGTCGAGCGGTGTGTCGCTCAGCCGCTGCCAGCTGGTTGAGGCGGGCCTGGGAATCCGCGGCTGCAAAGGCATAGGTGGGGCCGAAAGGGCGTTGCAGCGGATACTTTAGTTGCCGCACGGGACTTCATCCACAGGCTCGACAGGATGCCGGGGACTCCATCCTCTCCTCCCCCCGGGAGCGGCGAGGCGGGAGGGCAGGGATCACCTCATTTTCCCCTGACGGGACGGGGGACCGGTTGCATGCTCGTCGGCCTCCCCCTAAGACTGGATTCCCTCAAGTCACTTCCGGACTCCACGCTGATGGCTCAATTCGAGAACGAACTCTGGCTTCCCTGCGGCGTCGATGCCCTGTTCGAATTCCTCCTGCGCCCGGCAAACGTCCAGCGCATCAGCGATCCGCGCCTCGGACTCGTCTTCGAGCAGGCGCCGGACGTCGTCAACCCCGGCTGCATCATCGCCTTCAAGGTGCAGGCCTACGGCGTCGTCCAGAAGCTCGAGCACGAAATCACCGCTGTCGAGCGGCCGCGCCTGATCGTCGAAGAACAGATCAAGGGCCCCATGAAGGCTTGGCGGCACGAGCATCATTTCGAGGAGCATGATCAGGGCGTCAAGATGACCGATCGCGTCATTTTCCAGCCCCCCGGCGGAATGCTCGGCTTCCTGGTCAAGGAATCGACGATTCTGGATGGACTCGAAGACGGATTCATCCATCGCGAACAGGAGCTTCGACGGCTCGTCTCACAGGGCGAGATCACCTGATGGAACAGGACCGCGCCTCGCTGTCACGCCCGAGGCTGCCCCAACAGCGCGGGGGACGCCCGACACAGAAAAGTGCGACATTCCTGGCGCTGGTCGGCCTGCTGACGGCTGGCCTCGGATTCGCCGTCCTGGTGACGGCCGTCCTGACCGGCTTTGCCCCTGCCGCAATCGCCGTCGTCCTTTTGATTATGGCGACCGTCGCATTTCTCTTCGGAGGCCACTACCTGCTCTGGGGCATCTGGCTGGATCGCAACCTCTCCTCGAGCGGACAGTCGCCGCCGGTCGAGTTCTGGAAGCGGGCGCCGCTCCCACCGATGCCTCCGGAGATCATGGACGAACCGACCGACGGCTGAACCGTCCGGTTAATCCGGCTGCGACGGTTCTCGCGGACACCACTGCACGACCTCGAAGTGCAATGAGACGACCGCGTTGACCCTGACGGAACCGGCTTCCATAATCGCGGGAAAGCCCTTCCAATCCTGCACGTTCCAGCGTGCACTGGTCGATGCACTGGAACTTCCGGGGCCGCAAGCCTTTCAACGACTCACTGTTCGGTATCGCGTCCCGTCTTCCCCGCGACTCAACCCACCCTTCCCCTCATTGCCGCTGCCATGCCGGACGCATACGCGTCGATGCTGCGTTATGCCGTCGGGAATGCCACGCCGATCCGCCTGTTGGTTCGCGAAGGGCAGGGGAAGCCGCGCGTCGTTGAAGTCGATTCTCCCTACTGCGTCATCGGACGCGCCCGCGATTGCGAAGTCGTCCTGACGGACGAAAAATGCGCCTTCCGGCACGGTTACCTGCAGGTGATCGGCGGCCGCCTCGCCTACATCGACCTCTTCTCCCCCACCGGCACACACTGGGATGGCCCCCCCTTTCGCGGCTGGGTCAATGTCGCCCACCGCTTCCGCATCGGAGACACCTGGATTCAGGTCTTCGATGACGGCTGGACCGACGATGACCTCAAGGCGCCGACCGAATTCCGACCGCGCCACGACTCTCGCCCCGAATACGGGGTGCTCCCCACGGTCGATCTGGAACTCCTCAACTCCTCCGCGCGGGGAGCCCAGTGGCCCATCAACCGCATTATCACCCTCGTCGGTCGGGATCAGCGCTGCCGCATCTGCTGCGCGGACGAACACATCTCGAAGGTCCATTGCGCCTTCCTGCTGCTCCCCACTGGACTCTGGGTCATCGACCTCCTCGGAAAGACCGGCGTCAAGGTGGGCGGCGAACTCGTTCGCTCCTGCCTCATTGCGGCCGATGTCGAAATCGAGATCGGTCCTTACAAGATGAGGCCGACCTACCGCGTTGCCCAGCAGGCGGTCTTTGCTCCGCAGGTGGGACACGTCGGCGATGCCGAGAAGGCGGAATTCCTCACCCGCCACAACCGGCTGTTCCTGGCCGAAGCGTATCTCGACACCCTCATCCTTTCGCCCGTCGGCAACCTGCCGCACATGAGCTACAAGGAGATTCACACCGAGAGCAGCCGGATTTCCGAACTGCAGTCCAATCACGGCTTCTCGAACTTCATCGTCGACTACAGCCACGCCCCCATTCTCTCCTCGATGGTCTTCGATGCCATCATCGGCTTCTGCCGCGCAGCGACCGGCAAGGTGGCCATGTGTCACCTCTCCGAGGAAATCCGCGAAAGCGTCCGCAGCATGAACCTCGACCGCATCTGGCCCTGCGTCGAGTCGCGCGCCGAAGCGTTCTCACACGTCTACGCCCCGTGACGGGCTCGCTCACGACATGAACGTCGTCCACGTCATCACCCGGCTGATCGTTGGCGGCGCGCAGGAAAACACGCTCCTCACCGTCGAAGAGCAGCATCGGGCCTGGAACGACAATGTCACGCTCGTGACCGGTCCGCCGCTCGGGCCGGAAGGCAGCCTCCTCGATCGGGCCCGCGGCGGCGGCTTTCCGGTGGTCGTCGTTGACGAACTCCGTCGGAACATTGATCCCTCGAAGGACTGGAAGTCCTGGCGGACTCTCAAACGCCTGTTCCGCGAACTCAAGCCCGACATCGTCCACACCCACAGCTCGAAGGCCGGCATCATCGGTCGCGCCGCGGCCCATGCGCTCGGCATCCCGGTAGTCCACACGATCCATGGCGCCGCGTTTCATTTCGGCCAGTCGCGATGGGCCTACAACCTCTATCGCCGTGCCGAACAATGGGCCGCACGGCGCACCGATCACTTCATCAGCGTCGCGGATGACATGACGGCCGAATACGTCGCCGCAGGAATCGCCTCGCCTGACCGCTTCACGACCGTCTACAGCGGCTTCGATGTCGAGCCGTTCCTCAATCCGGCCCGATCCCCCGCCCAGGTACGCGCCGCGTGGAACATCCCTGACGACGCCGTGATCGTTGGAAAGATCGGCCGGCTATTCCCGCTGAAAGGGCACGAGTTCGTCATCGCGGCCGCCCCGGAAATCATCAGGCGCTGCCCGAATGCGTACTTCGTGCTCGTCGGCGACGGCATCCTGCGGGAGGAATATGAACGCCGGATCCAGCAGGCCGGGATTGCCGACCGCTTCCGGTTCACCGGCCTCGTCCGTCCCGAGGAGATTCCAGATCTCCTTCCCGGGATGGATCTCCTCGTCCACACCAGCCAGTGGGAAGGCCTGGCCCGCGTGTTGCCTCAGGCGCTCATCGCCGGCCGCGCTGTCGTCAGCTTCGATGTCGGTGGCGCCCGCGAAGTGGTGATCCCCGGGCAGACCGGCTGCCTCATCCCGCGCGACGACACCGCCTCCCTGATCGATGCCGTCTGCCACCTGATCAACGATCCCGCGGAGCGCCTCCGCTTCGGAACCGAGGGGCGTCGACGCTTCACCGACCAGTTTCGCTACCAGACGATGACCCGCAGGATCCGCGAGGTCTACGCCCGCGTCCTCGCCGCGAACTGACACCCGCGGCCCGCCTTCTCGCTCGCCCGCCTCCGCTCTCGCCACGGCCGATCCTGCAGACGCCTTCCAGGCGAATCGCCGCCGGGCTTCCTCGCTTGCCCAGTCTCTCCGCTTCTCCAGCCCTCGTCGCCAGCGGCTCGGAAATTCCCTCAGATCCCGCACACTTTGACCGGATGGAACAACCCGCGCGGCCGATAACTCTCATACGACCGATTTTATCGGAACCGGTTCAGAATTTGCGCAGTCGGTCTGTGCTCGTTTGACCGGAGTTCGCACCGTCGGGCGGATGGATGCGTATGAGCAGTCACGAGCGGACAACTCGCACCCCACGTGGATTCCTCTCCGGAAAGGGAGCGTCCCTGATGGCGGTTTTCAGCGGCGCTGCCCGGCGGGCCTCTGCCTGCCTGACGGCCTTCGTCTGCATGACGCAAGGCGCGGCTTTTGCGCAGTACCCTAATCCCAATTACAGCTATCTCCCCTATCCGACGCCGCACCCTTACGCGCCGGCGCAGCCGCTACCGGCCCCCTGCGAACAGCCAGTCCCGAGACTCGTCCCGGATGACGGATTCTTCTACGACAGCGATGCGCAGATCGACCTCGTGATCCGCGAGACGATTCGCGGCACCTACATGCGGCTCGAGTACCTCGGCTGGGATATCCAGGAACCCGGGAACAACCTGCTCGGAGTCAACATCGCCGGCGTCGCCAATCCGCGTGACCCCTTCCTTGTGCAGACCGCTTCCGGCAGCGTCGGAGTCGCCGAGTCGCTCAGCACCGACCGCGTCGACTTCCAGGAAATCAACGGCATCCGCGGCACCGTCGGCATCCCCTTCGAGTACGGAACTCTCGAAGGCAGCTTCTGGGGCCTCGCGGAAGGTTCCCACACCATCGAAGACCGTCCCTTCCTCCGGGACAACAGCGCCGTCAGTCCGCGATTCATCGCGATCGGCCTCATGACGAACGGACAGGTCGGTGACCGCGTCCTGCTCTTCGATCAGTCGTTCTCCGCCGACTACAGCGCCTCTGCGTGGGGCAGCGACGTCAACTTCCTCTACGCCGCCAAGAACCCCCGCCTCGGGCTCGGCTTCCAGCCCCTCGCCGGCTTCCGCTTCCTGAACTACGACGAATCGCTCTCGATGCGCGGCGTCTTCGACAACAGCTCGGGCGCTTACACCGATTTCGGCATCATCGCCGATCCCTACGAGTCCCGCATCCGATCGGAAGTCAACAACAACGTCTACGCCCTGCAGGTCGGCTTCAAGGCCGACTTCAAGCACCAGTTCTTCTCTCTGGCCTTCGAGCCCAAGCTCGCCTTCGGTGCCAACGACTACTCGACCCGCGTCACGACGAACGATCTCCGGTCCTTCGACGATCCGACGCTCGATCCCGGGCCGAACGACATCGATGACCCCGCCACGAACTCCACCACCGGCCGCACCGTCTTCTCGCCGACGATCGACCTGGGCTTCTCCGCCAAGGTCCATCTCTCCGAGTGGTTCCACGTCCGGGCCGGCTACAACTTTATCTGGACCGGAAACCTCGCTCGGGCCGACCGCGCCATCAACTACAACGACATCAGCATCGCCGATCCGCCGGCCGTCACAGCCCGCCAGCGCACCGATTCCATCCTGATCCAGGGCTTCTCGATCGGCGGCGAAATCATCCTGCCGTAACCGCTGCGCCAGGGAAGGGGAGCATCTCGCGCCCCTTCCAGTCGCGGCCCGGCCCTGCCGCTCCGGCAGGGCCCGCTGGCCTCCCGCCATCGCAGTTCATAACGTGTGCGCCGCTCGCGCACCGTGAACCTCAACTGCGATCCGCCCCGATGCCAGTCCCTGCTTCCGCCGCCTTCGCGGACACCGAGGAACTCTCCCGCGGACTCGCCTCCGGCGAATGGACCTCCGTCGAACTCGCGAAGTTCTTCCTCGAGCGCTGCCGCACACACGGCCCGCGCCTGAACGCCCTCGCCACGCTCCTCGAAAACGAAGCTCTCGCGGCGGCCGAAAAATCCGACGACGACCGACGCGCCGGAAAAATCCGCGGCCCGCTGCATGGAATCCCGTTCGGCGCCAAGGACCTGCTTGCGTTTCCCGGCCATCCCACCACCTGGGGCGCGGCCCCCTATCGCGATCGCGCCATTGATCAGGAAGCGACCGTCCTCAAGCAACTCCGTGATGCCGGCGCGGTCCTGATCGCCAAGCTGTCGATGGTCGAGATCGCCGGCGGCATGGGGTACACCTCGGCCGAGGCCGCGTTCAATGGTCCCGGGCGAAATCCGTGGAAAACGGATCGCTGGTCGGGAGGCTCCTCCAGCGGTAGCGGGTCCGCTGTCGCCGCCGGCCTGGTTCCCTTCGCCATCGGCTCCGAAACCTGGGGCTCCATCACCAGCCCCGCCGGAAACTGCGGCGTGACAGGCCTCCGCCCGACCTACGACACCGTCAGCCGCGACGGCGCCATGGTCCTTTCGTGGACAATGGACAAGGTCGGCCCGCTCGCCCGCACCGCGCGCGACGCCGCGAAGGTCCTCCAGGCCATCCGCCTTCCAGAACTTCCGCCAATCCCTGCGGGAGTCGACCTCAAAACCCGCCGCGCCAGAATCGGAGTCCTTCGGAACGCCGCCGATAAATGTCAGCCCGAAGTCGCAGCCAACTATGAAGCCTCGCTCACGCTGCTTCGCGATTTCGCCGACATCGAGGAGGTCGAGCTCCCCGATCTCCCGTACAACGCCGTCGCCGACATGGTGATCGCCTGCGAGGCTGCGGCCGCTCACGAAGATCTCATCGATTCCGGGCAGGTGGCCAACCTCACGCACCCGGACGACAAATGGCGGGTCTATCCCGACCTCATGATCCCCGCGGTCGATTACATCCGCGCGATGCGCGTCCGCACCGTCATGATCCGCCAGTTCGGCGAGTTTCTGCAGCGATTCGACGCCGTGGCGACTCCCACCCTTCCCACCGTCAGCTGCCCTGTTGACGTGCGGTTCTCCGTCTGGGGGAAGGGGTTCGAGTTGTCGCAGATCAGCGCCGCCTCGAATCTCACGGGGGCTCCGGCCATCACGATTCCCAACGGTTTCGGGGCCGACCACCTTCCGACGGGCCTCCAGCTCGTCGCCGCCGTCCATCGCGAGCAGTCGCTCGTCAACCTGGCCGCCGCCGTTCAGGAGCGAACCCGCTGGCATCGGGAATCGCCGCCCGAGTTCGCGTAGGTCGTCCGGACGCACCCGGGCGGCAACTCCCGTTGACCCCGCCCGTCGTTTTCCGGGATACCTCCGCCACCCGAACTTCAGGTGGACGCATGCCCAATTCGCACCCTCTCCGTTCCGCCTCATCCTGGACGCGGCTTCTTCTCGCGGCGCTCGGGCTGACCCTCTTCGCACTGGGCATTTCCGGATTTCTCTCGGCCATCCTCAACGCCGCCGGCGATGGCGTCGGCAGCCGGGCGTTTTCCGGCCTGAAGGGCGGATTGGCGTGGCTGGCCGCGGGGGAGTGCATCGGCATGCTTCTCCTGCT contains:
- a CDS encoding SRPBCC family protein, whose protein sequence is MAQFENELWLPCGVDALFEFLLRPANVQRISDPRLGLVFEQAPDVVNPGCIIAFKVQAYGVVQKLEHEITAVERPRLIVEEQIKGPMKAWRHEHHFEEHDQGVKMTDRVIFQPPGGMLGFLVKESTILDGLEDGFIHREQELRRLVSQGEIT
- a CDS encoding FHA domain-containing protein, which produces MPDAYASMLRYAVGNATPIRLLVREGQGKPRVVEVDSPYCVIGRARDCEVVLTDEKCAFRHGYLQVIGGRLAYIDLFSPTGTHWDGPPFRGWVNVAHRFRIGDTWIQVFDDGWTDDDLKAPTEFRPRHDSRPEYGVLPTVDLELLNSSARGAQWPINRIITLVGRDQRCRICCADEHISKVHCAFLLLPTGLWVIDLLGKTGVKVGGELVRSCLIAADVEIEIGPYKMRPTYRVAQQAVFAPQVGHVGDAEKAEFLTRHNRLFLAEAYLDTLILSPVGNLPHMSYKEIHTESSRISELQSNHGFSNFIVDYSHAPILSSMVFDAIIGFCRAATGKVAMCHLSEEIRESVRSMNLDRIWPCVESRAEAFSHVYAP
- a CDS encoding glycosyltransferase family 4 protein, which codes for MNVVHVITRLIVGGAQENTLLTVEEQHRAWNDNVTLVTGPPLGPEGSLLDRARGGGFPVVVVDELRRNIDPSKDWKSWRTLKRLFRELKPDIVHTHSSKAGIIGRAAAHALGIPVVHTIHGAAFHFGQSRWAYNLYRRAEQWAARRTDHFISVADDMTAEYVAAGIASPDRFTTVYSGFDVEPFLNPARSPAQVRAAWNIPDDAVIVGKIGRLFPLKGHEFVIAAAPEIIRRCPNAYFVLVGDGILREEYERRIQQAGIADRFRFTGLVRPEEIPDLLPGMDLLVHTSQWEGLARVLPQALIAGRAVVSFDVGGAREVVIPGQTGCLIPRDDTASLIDAVCHLINDPAERLRFGTEGRRRFTDQFRYQTMTRRIREVYARVLAAN
- a CDS encoding BBP7 family outer membrane beta-barrel protein, whose protein sequence is MAVFSGAARRASACLTAFVCMTQGAAFAQYPNPNYSYLPYPTPHPYAPAQPLPAPCEQPVPRLVPDDGFFYDSDAQIDLVIRETIRGTYMRLEYLGWDIQEPGNNLLGVNIAGVANPRDPFLVQTASGSVGVAESLSTDRVDFQEINGIRGTVGIPFEYGTLEGSFWGLAEGSHTIEDRPFLRDNSAVSPRFIAIGLMTNGQVGDRVLLFDQSFSADYSASAWGSDVNFLYAAKNPRLGLGFQPLAGFRFLNYDESLSMRGVFDNSSGAYTDFGIIADPYESRIRSEVNNNVYALQVGFKADFKHQFFSLAFEPKLAFGANDYSTRVTTNDLRSFDDPTLDPGPNDIDDPATNSTTGRTVFSPTIDLGFSAKVHLSEWFHVRAGYNFIWTGNLARADRAINYNDISIADPPAVTARQRTDSILIQGFSIGGEIILP
- a CDS encoding amidase encodes the protein MPVPASAAFADTEELSRGLASGEWTSVELAKFFLERCRTHGPRLNALATLLENEALAAAEKSDDDRRAGKIRGPLHGIPFGAKDLLAFPGHPTTWGAAPYRDRAIDQEATVLKQLRDAGAVLIAKLSMVEIAGGMGYTSAEAAFNGPGRNPWKTDRWSGGSSSGSGSAVAAGLVPFAIGSETWGSITSPAGNCGVTGLRPTYDTVSRDGAMVLSWTMDKVGPLARTARDAAKVLQAIRLPELPPIPAGVDLKTRRARIGVLRNAADKCQPEVAANYEASLTLLRDFADIEEVELPDLPYNAVADMVIACEAAAAHEDLIDSGQVANLTHPDDKWRVYPDLMIPAVDYIRAMRVRTVMIRQFGEFLQRFDAVATPTLPTVSCPVDVRFSVWGKGFELSQISAASNLTGAPAITIPNGFGADHLPTGLQLVAAVHREQSLVNLAAAVQERTRWHRESPPEFA